GCTCTTTTCTCATGCGTCGCAAGTCTTCTCTATATTCCACTAAGGCGTCAGTATATTTCTGATGAACGAGATGAGCTGGTGAAGAGTCCAGGACTTCCTTGTTGCCTGCATAACGAGTCAAGTCCACAGGCAGCAGCCGAAGGCAAGCCCGTGATGGCTCACTTTCCAAAGTCGGCGGAAAGAGAATACCAACATCTGTATCATTAGAAGCAAGAAGATAGGGGCTGCAACGCTCAGCAGCATGAAGAAATGTACCATCAATTGGAATTGGCTCATCGGGATACCTACCTTCTTGAAGAAAGAAGGGGGTGAATGGCAAAAAGGATTTCGTGCTACCCCAGAACATATTACCTGCCGGGAATATCAGTGGTGCTAAGAGCTTTGCTTGGTCGATTCCAAGTTCTTGGAGTATTATGGAGGCAATAATTAGGTTTTGCTCATCACCCCAACCAAAACGGCTGACAACCTTATGAGGCCTTGGGAAAAGAGCTCCTAGCTCAAGACATGCCATCTGAGCGAGCAATGCATTGCATTCTTCTGATGAGGAGGGGATGAGGCAGCAAAAGATGTCCTCGGACCACTGAGTGCCTGCATCCTGATCGGTGCCGGATCGCTCTACATAGCCGAGATCTTCCCAATGTTTACTCCTTTTAAGGTGTACCTTCAGAAAGAAATCGTATGAGGAGCCGCACTCATCCAGAACGCGCCAAAAGGGAAGGACATCACGTCCTCGGTTTGGGAAGACCTTGACGAGAAGCTTGCAGTCGCTTGCCATTGTGTCAGCATGAATAGCTTTAATCTTCTTCGCCTTCTCCTCGGAATCGGTGGTAATGACTTGGTCATGAAAGAATGCCTTCTGTCGCAAGCTTGACAAGAAGGAAGCTAGACCGTCTAGATTGTAGGCATGAAGTATCAGCAAGATCTTCTGGCCTAGAACACCTCGAATAGGTCCATCGACAAGGAGCCGTCTCGGGAGGGAAGATTGTTCCAAGGCCTCCCAATCAGGCATAAGGGTAGGCAACCCATGCTCTGAGAAGATCTGAAGATACGGGCTGATATCCAAGAGTGAGGGGCTAAGGAGTTGCCGGTCAGAAGAGCCCACAATCAAGCGGGGTTCAGTAGAGCCGTCGCTGTAAAGAGGCCATCAGCATGAACCATGCACTTGATGGAAGACCGGCTGCTCATATCCATCTCTAGAAGCCTTCCTAGCCTAAGCCATCGTTAGAGGTTTGGGATGGGGTTGGGCATCAAGGGGCAAAGCCGAACCTGCTCACTGACGATTATACGCTCCCTGCCCTTCATGGCTGATCGGAGGGAAATGCTGAGTGCAGCGAAGAGGAATAATTCAAGTAATGGAAGCGATTAGGGAGACTCTGGAAAAGCCGCCCCTTCACGTGACAATGGCCTTGTGACCGCAGGTAAGGACCGGGTTCACGGGTGGCAAGCAGCTCGGGTTCGGTGACTACGAGCAATCCACGGCCAAGAAGCGCACCAAACGTGAGCGTTTTCTGGCTGAGATGGAAGCGGTTGTGCCGTGGAAGGCACTCATCGATCTGATCGAGCCTCACTACCCCAAAACAAGCTCCAAAGGCGGACGCCCGGCCTATCCGCTGGCCACCATGCTGCGGATCCACCTGATGCAGCAGTAGTACTCACTCAGCGATCCAGCGATGGAGGATCCCCTGATTGAGGTGCCCACCATGCGCCGTTTCGCAGGGATCGAGATGATCAGCGACCGGATTCCTGACGAGACGACGATCCTGGCGTTTCGGCACCTGCTGGAGAAGCACAATCTGGGCGATCAGATCTTTGAGACGGTGAAGGCCCACCTCAAGGCCAACGGCATGGCCATGAAGCAGGGAACGATCATCGATGCCACCTTGATCGCGGCTCCCAGCTCCACCAAGAACAAGAAGGGTGAAAGGGATCCGGAGATGCACCAGACAAAGAAGGGCAACCAGTGGTATTTCGGAATGAAGGTCCACATCGGCGTGGATAAGGACTCAGGCCTCATCCACTCAGTGGAGACCACGGCCGCCAACGTGCATGACCTCACACCAGCAGCTGAGCTGCTCCATGGTCAGGAGACTGTCGTCTACGCCGATGCCGGCTACCAGGGGATCGAGAAGCGACCCGAAATGAAAGGGAAGGGCATCGGTTTCCGTGTTGCGATGCGTCCAGGAAAGCGACGGGCTCTGCCCGACACACCCGAGGGGCGACTGGAGGATCTGGTCGAGACCGCGAAAGCGCACATCCGTGCCAAAGGTGAGCACCCGTTCCGCGTGATCAAACGGCAGTTCGGATTTCAGAAGACCCGGGTGCGGGGCCTGCTCAAGAACCGCTGTAAGGTAAAAGTGCTGGCAGCCCTTACGAACCTATTCATGGTGCGTCATGAACTGCTATGCAGGACATGATCAAGGGAGTGGTGTGCCCATTGCGAACAAGGTCGTCCTCCATGGAAGGCATAAATCACCTAACAGAGGTGAAATCAGGCCCATTCAAGCCTGATCTGCAATGCGGTGGACCATCCCAAACCTTTGGGGGCCTGAACCTTGACTTGCGAGCTTGTTGCCCAGAGCTTCCTTAGGAGCATAAAGCTGCAATCGTGTAATACCTATGTTACTCAGTAGCACGAATGCGCGCTCGCTGGAGACGGACAGAATATCTCACCTACTACTTAAGGACTTGAAGCAAAGAAAATAAGTACAAAGTAGCAAGTACAAGTAGCCGAGACCCTACTGCAAACCACTGCGGCTTTCAGCCGATGTCAGCAAAGCTCTTGCTCATAGGCGTTTCACAGAGATGGGCCTTCTCGATCAGGATCAATAGGCATCCTGCATCTCATAGAAATCGGGCTGCACGTAATCCTTCCGCAGCGGCCAGCCCTTCCAGTCCTCCGGCATCAGCAGCCGCTTGGGATGGGGATGGCCCTCGAAGCTGATGCCGAACATGTCGAAGGTTTCGCGCTCCTGCCAGTCGGCGCCGCGGAACAGGCCGTAGAGGCTGGGGATGGTGAGGGCCCCATCCCGGGGCAGGAACACCTTCAGGCGCACCTCCTGGGGATGGGCCTCCGCCGGCAGGGGGCCGCTGGCATCGGCGAGCGCCGCCAGCTGCTCCACCATGGCCGCCATCTTCACCAGGTGATAGAAGCTCACCAGCCGGCCGCCGGGACCTTCGTCGTAGCCGCCCTGGCACTGCAGATAATCGAAGCCGGTGGCCTTCAGGGCCGTGGCCACCAGGGGCAAGGCCGAGGCATCGACACCCAGCATCTCCACACCTTCATGGTCGGGGCCGAGGGCGGTGGTGTCGAAACCCTGGCTGGCCAGCCAGGTGGCCACGGGCCCAGGGGCGGGGCCTTCGATGGCCGCCGGGGCGGCGGCTTCGATCGCGCCGGTGTCCGCCGGATCCGGTGTGGCGGGGGTCTCCTCAGGCATCGGTGGCAGGGGCGGAGGGGGGGGTGGAAACGGCTTCGGCGCTGGCGGCGGCGGCCACAGGCAGGCCCGCAGCAGCAGCAAGGGCGGCCTGCTGGGTTTCGGCCCGCAGGTAGGCGCCTGTGACGATCGGATCGATCCGCTTCATCTGGTGGGGGATCGTGCAGTAGCGGTGGGTGGGACGCAGGTTGCCGCGCTCGGCCAGGGCTTCGTTGCCCACCTTCTTGCGCAGCTTGATCACCGCATCGAAGATCGCCTCGGGCCGTGGCGGACAACCCGGCAGGTAGAGATCGACCGGGATCAGCTTGTCGACCCCGCGCACGGCCGTGGTGGAGTCGGCAGAGAACATGCCGCCGGTGATGGTGCAGGCCCCCATGGCGATCACGTACTTGGGCTCCGGCATCTGCTCGTAGAGCCGCACCAGGGCCGGCGCCATCTTCATCGTCACCGTGCCGGCCACGATCAGCAGATCGGCCTGGCGGGGGCTGGAGCGGGGCACCAGGCCGAAGCGGTCGAAGTCGAAGCGGGAGCCGATCAGGGCCGCGAACTCGATGAAGCAGCAGGCCGTGCCGTAGAGCAGCGGCCAGAGGCTGCTGAGCCGGGCCCAGTTGTGGAGGTCGTCGAGGCTGGTGAGAATGATGTTCTCGGAGAGGTCGGCGGTGACGCCGGGGGCGCCCACGGGGCCGCAGCTGGCCTCGCGCAGATCGCGCAGGGCGTCGACGGAGAGGGAGCCGGCAGGGGGGGTGAGGGTCATGGTGGGGGTGTGCTCAGCTCCACTCGAGAGCGCCCTTGCGCCAGGCATACGCCAAGGCCAGCACCAGGATGGAGATGAAGATCAGAGCCTCGATGAAGGCCAGCAGCCCGAGACGGTGAAAGGCCACCGCCCAGGGGTAGAGGAAGACGGTCTCGACATCGAAGATGACGAAGACCAGGGCAAACATGTAGTAGCGGATGTTGAACTGGATCCAGGCGCCGCCGATCGGCTCCATCCCCGACTCATAGGTGAGCTGACGCTCCCCCTGGCGGCTTTTGGGCGCCAGCAGCTTGTTGGCCACCAGCGCCAGCACCGGAACCGCCGCCGAAATCAGCAGGAAGCCCAGAAAGGCGTCGTAGCCGGAGAGCACGAACATCGGCAGACCCAACCTGGCGCGCATTCTGCCACCTGCCTCCGGGGGCGGCGGTCGCCGGGGCGACCGGCCCGGCCGGCCGGCCGAAGGGGCCGCTGGGCCCGGGGTCGCCCTCGATAGAGTCCTCTGGTATGGCCAGGCACGGGATGAGCACGGAACCGCCGACGGAGACACCCACCGAAGAGTTCCCCACCGGATCCGCCGGCACCATCGGCGAGGCGGCCGAACCCGTCGCGGAGGACCCTTCCAGCCACCGCTTCGAGTGCCGCAGCTGCGGCTTCGTCTACGACCCGGCCGAGGGGGTGAAGAAGCTGGGGATCCCCGCCGGCACCTCCTTCCTCGACCTCGATCCGGTCGGTTTCCGCTGCCCGGTCTGCCGCAGCCGGGTGGGGGCCTTCAAGGACATCGGCCCGCGCAACAAGCCCAGTGGCTTCGAGGAAAACCTCAACTTCGGCCTCGGGGTGAACCGCCTCACCCCCGGCCAGAAGAACGTGCTGATCTTCGGGGGGTTCGCCCTCGCCTTCGCTTTCTTCCTCTCCCTCTATTCCCTGCGTTGATGCCTGCGCCCCTTCCGGCTCTGCCGTCCTTCCTGCGCCCGCTGCGTCCCCTGCTCGGCCTGGCGCTCTCGCTGGTGCTCGCCCTAGGGCTCACGGGCTGCGTCACCACCGGCCTGCCCACCGCCGCCGCCAGCCCCTGGCAGGCGGTTCCCCTGGACACCCGCTCCAACCCCCTCGACGTGGCCTTCAGCAGCGCCGACCACGGCTTCCTGGTGGGCAGCAACCGGCTGATCATGGAAACCGACGACGGCGGTGCCAGCTGGCAAGAGCGCGCCCTCGACCTGCCCGAAGAGGAAAACTTCCGGCTGATCAGCATCGACTTCAGCGGCCCTGAGGGCTGGATCGTGGGCCAGCCCGGCCTGCTGCTGCACAGCGACGATGCCGGCAGCAGCTGGAGCCGGCTGCTGCTCGACACCAAGCTGCCCGGCGAGCCCTATGTGGTGACGGCCCTGGGGCCGAAGACCGCCGAACTGGCCACCAACGTCGGTGCGGTGTACCGCACCACCGATGCCGGCTCCAGCTGGCAGGCCCTGGTGGGCGATGCCGCCGGCGCCATCCGCGACCTGCGCCGCAGCGCCGACGGCGACTACGTCAGCGTCAGCAGCCTGGGGAACTTCTTCGCCACCTGGGAACCGGGCCTGCCCGCCTGGCAGGTGCACCAGCGGGTCAGCAGCCAGCGGCTGCAGTCGATGGGCTTCCAGCCCGACGGCCACCTCTGGATGGTGGCCCGGGGCGCCCAGCTGCGCTTCGACGGCGACCCGAGCACCGCCGAAAGCACCGAAAGCGGCGACTGGAGCAAGCCCGTGATCCCGATCACCAACGGCTACGGCTACCTCGACATGGCCTGGGATCCCCGCGGCGCCATCTGGACCGGCGGCGGCAACGGCACCCTGCTGGTGAGCAACGATGCCGGCGCCAGCTGGCAGCGGGATCCGGTGGGCAGCGAACAGCCCACCAACTTCTCCCGGATCGTCTTCGCCCCCGATGGCAAGGGCTTCGTTCTGGGGGAGCGGGGTGTGCTGCTGCGCTGGGTGGGTTGAGGTCGGGGGCCAACTGCATCCCTCTGTAACCAACCCCCCGACCCGCTCCCGCCAGCCGCTGGCCGACCCCTAGGATTGCCGGGCTGAACGCTTGTTGCTATGGCTGCCGGCTCCACAGGGGAACGCCCGTTCTTCGAGATCATCACAAGCATCCGCTACTGGGTCATCCATGCGGTAACCCTGCCGGCCATCTTCCTGGCGGGCTTCCTGTTCGTGTCCACCGGCCTGGCCTACGACGCCTTCGGCACGCCCCGCCCGGATGCCTACTTCCAGGCCCAGGAAACCAAGGCTCCCGTCGTGAGTCAGCGTTACGAGGGCAAGAGCAGCCTTGATCTGCGCCTCCAGGAACCATGACCCAGTCCACCGCCCCCACCACGCCGCGCAATTACCCGATCTTCACGGTGCGCTGGCTTTCCGTCCACGCCCTCGGTATTCCCACGGTCTTCTTCCTGGGTGCCCTGGCGGCCATGCAGTTCGTCCGTCGCTGAGACATCCATGCAGCGCAATCCCAACCCCAACAACCTGCCGGTCGAGCTGAACCGCACCAGCCTCTATCTCGGGCTGCTGTTTGTGTTCGTCATCGGCATCCTCTTCTCCAGCTACTTCTTCAACTGATCGGGAGGCACCCCATCCATGAGCGGCAAGAAATCCTCACTTCCTGACGGCCGGATCCCCGACCGCCTTCCCGACGGCCGCCCGGCCGTGGCCTGGAAGAGCCGGTGGACCGAAGGGGTCCTGCCGCTCTGGATGGTCGCCACCGCCGGTGGCATGGCCGTGATCTTCGTGGTCGGCCTGTTCTTCTACGGCTCCTACGTGGGTGTCGGCTCGGCCTGATCGAATGCCGTCGGCCGCGCGCCGTCCCCACGAATCTCCTCAGCGGATCCCCAGGGATCCGCTTTTTGTTGGCCATGGGTTGGCGGCCCTGCTCTGGCCCTGATCAACGGTGGGCGCTTCAGCCCTGCCGCTTCAGCTGATCCGGCGGCAGCGCCAGGAACGCCT
This genomic stretch from Cyanobium gracile PCC 6307 harbors:
- the psbE gene encoding cytochrome b559 subunit alpha, which gives rise to MAAGSTGERPFFEIITSIRYWVIHAVTLPAIFLAGFLFVSTGLAYDAFGTPRPDAYFQAQETKAPVVSQRYEGKSSLDLRLQEP
- the psbF gene encoding cytochrome b559 subunit beta; translation: MTQSTAPTTPRNYPIFTVRWLSVHALGIPTVFFLGALAAMQFVRR
- a CDS encoding rhamnan synthesis F family protein, whose product is MPDWEALEQSSLPRRLLVDGPIRGVLGQKILLILHAYNLDGLASFLSSLRQKAFFHDQVITTDSEEKAKKIKAIHADTMASDCKLLVKVFPNRGRDVLPFWRVLDECGSSYDFFLKVHLKRSKHWEDLGYVERSGTDQDAGTQWSEDIFCCLIPSSSEECNALLAQMACLELGALFPRPHKVVSRFGWGDEQNLIIASIILQELGIDQAKLLAPLIFPAGNMFWGSTKSFLPFTPFFLQEGRYPDEPIPIDGTFLHAAERCSPYLLASNDTDVGILFPPTLESEPSRACLRLLPVDLTRYAGNKEVLDSSPAHLVHQKYTDALVEYREDLRRMRKELEALRLQIQFMNQSRLMKLFRFFRVR
- a CDS encoding photosystem II reaction center protein L → MQRNPNPNNLPVELNRTSLYLGLLFVFVIGILFSSYFFN
- the ndhC gene encoding photosynthetic/respiratory NAD(P)H-quinone oxidoreductase subunit C, whose product is MFVLSGYDAFLGFLLISAAVPVLALVANKLLAPKSRQGERQLTYESGMEPIGGAWIQFNIRYYMFALVFVIFDVETVFLYPWAVAFHRLGLLAFIEALIFISILVLALAYAWRKGALEWS
- a CDS encoding photosystem II reaction center protein J, yielding MSGKKSSLPDGRIPDRLPDGRPAVAWKSRWTEGVLPLWMVATAGGMAVIFVVGLFFYGSYVGVGSA
- a CDS encoding NAD(P)H-quinone oxidoreductase subunit J; the encoded protein is MPEETPATPDPADTGAIEAAAPAAIEGPAPGPVATWLASQGFDTTALGPDHEGVEMLGVDASALPLVATALKATGFDYLQCQGGYDEGPGGRLVSFYHLVKMAAMVEQLAALADASGPLPAEAHPQEVRLKVFLPRDGALTIPSLYGLFRGADWQERETFDMFGISFEGHPHPKRLLMPEDWKGWPLRKDYVQPDFYEMQDAY
- a CDS encoding rubredoxin, with translation MSTEPPTETPTEEFPTGSAGTIGEAAEPVAEDPSSHRFECRSCGFVYDPAEGVKKLGIPAGTSFLDLDPVGFRCPVCRSRVGAFKDIGPRNKPSGFEENLNFGLGVNRLTPGQKNVLIFGGFALAFAFFLSLYSLR
- the nuoB gene encoding NADH-quinone oxidoreductase subunit NuoB, which produces MTLTPPAGSLSVDALRDLREASCGPVGAPGVTADLSENIILTSLDDLHNWARLSSLWPLLYGTACCFIEFAALIGSRFDFDRFGLVPRSSPRQADLLIVAGTVTMKMAPALVRLYEQMPEPKYVIAMGACTITGGMFSADSTTAVRGVDKLIPVDLYLPGCPPRPEAIFDAVIKLRKKVGNEALAERGNLRPTHRYCTIPHQMKRIDPIVTGAYLRAETQQAALAAAAGLPVAAAASAEAVSTPPSAPATDA
- a CDS encoding photosynthesis system II assembly factor Ycf48 is translated as MPAPLPALPSFLRPLRPLLGLALSLVLALGLTGCVTTGLPTAAASPWQAVPLDTRSNPLDVAFSSADHGFLVGSNRLIMETDDGGASWQERALDLPEEENFRLISIDFSGPEGWIVGQPGLLLHSDDAGSSWSRLLLDTKLPGEPYVVTALGPKTAELATNVGAVYRTTDAGSSWQALVGDAAGAIRDLRRSADGDYVSVSSLGNFFATWEPGLPAWQVHQRVSSQRLQSMGFQPDGHLWMVARGAQLRFDGDPSTAESTESGDWSKPVIPITNGYGYLDMAWDPRGAIWTGGGNGTLLVSNDAGASWQRDPVGSEQPTNFSRIVFAPDGKGFVLGERGVLLRWVG